The genomic stretch TGACCAAGGTTAACTGTGTGCGCCAGTGCTACTGAAAATGCTATTCCAGGGGTTGATGAACAAGTCACACACTCTGAAATTAAATGTTGACATGGTTTAAcacacattttataaaattatacagATTACAACACCCTGGTCTTCCGTGTAAGATTAAACAAATCTTCTGTCTTTTAACGAACAAAGGAcaacttttattaaatttaaGACAAGTTAGGATGACCAGAAGTATATGACATACTCTCTTAATCTAATTGATTTTAAATGATTATGGATAAAACATTAACAAAGTAAGCAGACAAATGACACCTAAGTACCATTTTCTATGGTAGTCGTTGTTTGTTGAAGTCGTTTCTTCTGCGCATCTAGAGCCTTTTCATGTGTTATACTTCTGTTGTTGAATGGCGCTTGTACATTATGTGAACTTCCATTTTGGGCATTTTCGTACAACTTCCTGTAAGGAGATGGTTTGCCATGTTCTAAGTTACATAGCGATTTTATTTTAGCGTTTTCTTCTCGTATTGAATCCATGTCTATTTTCATGCCCATGGTaactttttctaaattttgtaataCGAGTTTTATTTCTCTGTTTTCTGCTTGTATTTCCTTTATAAGATTGTGGAGATTTTGATCACCTGAAATACAATACACACAAAATCCAAAGTTATATTGATGTATTTTTAGCTAAACTGAAACATACGAAATGTACTAATGCAAGTTTAGAATGGTTCGGTATATAGTAATAAGTTTTTCAGATGTGATTGAAACGTCTTTTGAATGCTCATAATTAAGGTTAAGGAACAGTAAATGGACTATGTCGCAGATTTTGGTAAAAATTTGCATACAACCTTGACTCGTTGAACtacaactgaaaatcgaaaaaataatacatttatctCTTTTAATATCTGAAAAATTGCAGATTGATTTCTATTTAATATGgatgaatatttgtatagaaagcacataaaattgGCGAAAACCCTTCTAAAATTTGTCTTTAAATCGCCAAGTCTCCaattctactccatagatttttctaaaaaaactatatgttgttgatacataaatttctgttttaatgatgcaaaataaagatagggtcaccgacttcgtttttacgGTATTCATTATTCAAAGTTGCGTTCTTTGTGAAAAAATCTAACAAAACGTCGAAATAATTGTAACGTTATCGCGTTGCAGGCCGTAAAACGTTGGTTTTTGACGTTTTTCACTACCAACAAGGTAACAAATTGATTGTTAGACAAAAAACGGAGTCGGTGACACtatgaatattttatatcattaaaacagaaatttatgtatcaacaacatatagttttttaagaaaaatctatggaatAGAATTAGAGATTTTgtgattttaagacaaattttagaaggGTTTTCGCcaattttatgtgctttctatacaaatgttcaccCATTTTGTAAGAATTCAATtagtaatatttcaaatgataattgagataaatgcattttttttcgattttcagttgaaGTTCATCGAGCCAGAGTTGTATGccaaattttactgaaatctgtaacatagcccatttactgtaacttgaccttaagTTACACTTGTTTGATATATTTCTATACCTGTTACAATTGCAGCTTCTTTTTAAACTAACTTATTTAATACTTGCACAAAATGCCGTCAAATTTGGCTTATATGGGTAACCAAGAATCTGTTTTATGTAAGTTGAattgttcttttgttttgttttcgatTGTAGGGAAGGGAGAGATTCATACTATCCTAAATGATAAAATTTAGGAATGATTGTAATAATAGTTTTCTTTTCACATTATCAATCACTTCCACGAATTGTGTTCTGCTTGAAggttttaaaaacaattgtttatgtgttgggttttttttcgacAGGGATGTCTGAATTACATAGATGGCCCTCTTTGTGTCTTAatgaaattcaaatttttattcacTATTCATATTCGTGTTCTAATAACTAACCTTTTACTACGTGATAAAAATCTTTTTCTAAGGTATTCTAATTCCTTGTTATGCATACTTTCATCGTTGTATGTAAGTGTTTACGAGATTAATAAATACCCATTCACGTTTGGTATAAAGAGGATGATAATCTAATGCCACCTATTAAAGACTGTCATTATTAAATAACACATTCATCAATTATTTTGGTCCGTAGATGACTTGAATTGTTGTAAAGTAAAAGTTCGGCCGCTTTCGAGTATACCCTTAAGTAGCAGACAGAGTTTTATAAAGACATTGCAccgtttatacaaaatatatgtttaatgttgcAAAATATAATTTAGAACTAAGACTGATA from Mytilus edulis chromosome 7, xbMytEdul2.2, whole genome shotgun sequence encodes the following:
- the LOC139482234 gene encoding uncharacterized protein, which codes for MVLNTLCFIIVTLAVRHNSAGIIHHNGDQNLHNLIKEIQAENREIKLVLQNLEKVTMGMKIDMDSIREENAKIKSLCNLEHGKPSPYRKLYENAQNGSSHNVQAPFNNRSITHEKALDAQKKRLQQTTTTIENECVTCSSTPGIAFSVALAHTVNLGQDQLVEYDKIVTNIGNGFDSRHSHFIAPVKGVYIFSACGFSQGSFASHLDIVKNGKAIGYLYTHADNMGHKWSFPY